Proteins encoded within one genomic window of Terriglobales bacterium:
- a CDS encoding ATP-binding protein: MGRKLQIEAFRNALRQGVATGRTPSFAVLGEWGIGKSSLLLKCSAVCDEPEFKMLAVPFSVSKELGDYRQFAETLLDTFSDCVARSPSVEARIRRELQNWKLKRVNVGAFALDRNTQQFFLSSGTAILKHAIQDAWRRFIRPTQLNGVVFLLDDLHNLNTPSQDGIALALRDQFQSFAIENINCSVCFSAPMNYFSNIRSLAEPAVRFYDKVYLDTFSLVETGEYVKAVFRTAANHTELAQWVHSKTGGHPYFIAFICRQLAGLAQSAPTLEATRHWPEIFEHLEKEKFRADLANVTDREVQLLRAVARSDEEGVNLKQFDQRYERVYFSRLTDKGLLIRTGRGRYKLYHPLFRQFLQQRE, translated from the coding sequence GTGGGCCGAAAGCTTCAGATTGAGGCATTCCGCAACGCCTTGAGGCAGGGAGTTGCAACCGGTAGAACCCCGTCATTCGCCGTCTTAGGGGAATGGGGCATCGGGAAAAGCAGTCTTCTCTTGAAATGTTCAGCCGTGTGCGACGAGCCAGAATTCAAGATGCTGGCCGTCCCGTTTTCAGTCTCAAAAGAGCTAGGCGACTATCGCCAATTTGCGGAAACCTTGTTGGACACCTTCAGTGACTGTGTTGCGCGTTCCCCGTCCGTCGAAGCTCGTATCCGACGGGAACTGCAAAATTGGAAGCTCAAGCGCGTGAACGTTGGCGCGTTCGCATTAGATAGGAACACACAACAATTCTTTCTTTCCTCTGGAACGGCAATTCTCAAACACGCGATTCAGGATGCTTGGCGTCGTTTTATTCGTCCCACTCAACTGAATGGCGTCGTCTTTCTTCTGGACGATCTCCACAACCTCAATACGCCGAGTCAGGATGGAATCGCACTGGCACTGCGCGATCAATTTCAGTCCTTCGCCATCGAAAACATCAATTGCAGCGTTTGCTTCTCCGCGCCCATGAACTACTTCTCAAATATCAGGAGCCTAGCCGAGCCTGCCGTTCGCTTCTACGACAAGGTGTATCTCGACACATTTTCCTTGGTAGAGACAGGTGAATACGTCAAAGCGGTCTTCCGCACGGCAGCAAATCATACCGAGCTTGCCCAATGGGTACACTCAAAAACGGGTGGCCATCCCTACTTCATAGCGTTTATCTGTCGCCAGTTGGCGGGCCTTGCACAGAGTGCTCCAACGCTAGAAGCCACACGCCACTGGCCCGAAATCTTTGAGCACCTCGAAAAGGAGAAATTCCGTGCCGATCTCGCCAACGTCACAGACCGCGAAGTGCAGCTTTTACGCGCAGTAGCGCGAAGCGACGAGGAAGGAGTCAACCTCAAGCAATTCGATCAACGATATGAGCGCGTGTACTTCAGCAGACTCACTGATAAAGGCTTGCTTATTCGAACCGGGCGCGGACGATACAAGCTGTACCACCCATTATTTCGACAATTCCTGCAACAGCGTGAATGA
- a CDS encoding type IV secretion system DNA-binding domain-containing protein, with amino-acid sequence MSRAQGRWFGIALLGVALLRGSRQVSQSLPVELDSLTLSQLPRKDQMQYVGHGFLWNSERANQVLAVERMSETISRTRGPGDLGGVTVLHAVGRKREQPTFLPLSDLEGHMLVAGATRTGKTHYLQLDVVQAIERGDEAVIFIDPKGDLKVLHRAYDAAVRMGREKDFLFFSLAFPHISCTYNPLHNFVLGMEIPDRLAGLLPGGGQSEPFKAFAWEVINVIAQAMLLAGERPLLSKIARYAKVNGTLEELLPKIPEQTPEYEYLLGLIKHPPDHYDKMVSSLKPLLSKLDTPDFRSLMSVPNPELDWDCAIRNKRIVYMFMGSMIVKETAYAIGMLALQDLLNFIGRAYAYEQAKTPVRLVVDEVGRLVFPGFVDLLAQAGGQGVMAVLAFQSVADLLSVLGPAGAQQILDNTNTKLWFRATDYATAKAFADVAGQGPVLTKRESASYRPVLDGKHAPRGLAFDATFSQQSTEMIDNLVREDWVMKLPRGQAFLYASGYTYKTRFPLLPDPKHHFPLEKS; translated from the coding sequence TTGAGCAGAGCCCAGGGCCGTTGGTTCGGAATCGCCTTGTTAGGGGTCGCGCTCCTGCGTGGATCGCGACAGGTTAGTCAGAGTCTGCCAGTCGAGCTTGATTCTCTCACTCTCTCGCAATTGCCCCGCAAAGACCAGATGCAATACGTGGGACACGGCTTCCTGTGGAATTCCGAACGCGCCAATCAAGTGCTTGCAGTTGAACGGATGAGCGAAACCATCTCGCGTACTCGCGGCCCGGGGGATCTTGGCGGTGTGACGGTGCTTCACGCGGTCGGTCGAAAGCGAGAACAGCCGACTTTCCTTCCCCTCAGTGATCTGGAAGGACACATGCTCGTGGCCGGAGCGACTCGCACTGGCAAGACCCACTATCTCCAACTCGACGTTGTGCAAGCCATTGAACGGGGTGATGAAGCCGTCATCTTCATTGACCCGAAGGGCGATTTGAAAGTCCTGCATCGAGCCTATGATGCGGCCGTGCGGATGGGTCGCGAAAAAGATTTTCTATTCTTCTCGCTCGCGTTTCCTCATATCTCCTGCACCTATAACCCGCTCCACAATTTTGTGCTCGGCATGGAGATTCCCGACCGGCTCGCTGGCTTACTTCCAGGTGGCGGCCAGTCAGAACCCTTCAAGGCATTCGCGTGGGAAGTAATCAATGTGATCGCGCAGGCGATGCTGCTGGCGGGAGAGCGCCCACTGCTCTCAAAGATCGCGCGTTACGCGAAGGTCAACGGTACGCTGGAAGAACTGTTACCCAAGATCCCCGAGCAGACTCCCGAATATGAGTATTTGCTGGGACTCATCAAGCATCCACCCGACCACTACGACAAGATGGTTTCCTCGTTGAAACCGCTGCTTTCGAAGCTCGACACGCCGGACTTTCGCAGCCTGATGTCGGTCCCGAACCCTGAACTGGACTGGGATTGCGCCATCCGAAACAAGCGCATCGTGTACATGTTCATGGGTTCGATGATCGTCAAAGAAACAGCGTACGCAATTGGAATGCTGGCCTTACAGGACCTGCTGAACTTTATCGGGCGAGCATATGCCTATGAACAAGCGAAAACTCCTGTGAGGCTCGTGGTAGATGAGGTTGGCAGGCTGGTCTTTCCGGGCTTTGTCGATTTGTTGGCGCAGGCCGGGGGGCAAGGCGTCATGGCCGTGCTGGCATTCCAAAGCGTTGCAGATTTGTTGAGCGTCCTAGGGCCAGCAGGGGCACAGCAAATTCTCGATAACACGAACACAAAACTATGGTTCAGAGCCACGGACTACGCGACGGCCAAGGCTTTTGCTGATGTCGCCGGCCAGGGTCCTGTTCTCACGAAGCGCGAGTCCGCGAGCTATCGCCCTGTCTTGGACGGTAAGCACGCACCACGTGGCCTGGCGTTCGATGCCACCTTTTCCCAACAGTCCACAGAGATGATCGACAACCTTGTTCGCGAAGACTGGGTCATGAAACTTCCGCGTGGGCAGGCTTTCCTGTACGCGAGCGGCTACACGTATAAAACACGTTTTCCACTACTGCCCGACCCGAAGCACCACTTTCCCTTGGAGAAGTCATGA
- a CDS encoding helix-turn-helix domain-containing protein, which produces MDNTATIPNLGFPPTGDVLLNAEEVAQILRVPKSWVYSHLHELPAIRLGRYVRFRRREIERFLEERSGACQ; this is translated from the coding sequence ATGGACAATACAGCGACAATTCCAAATCTCGGCTTTCCACCGACCGGAGACGTGCTTCTGAATGCTGAGGAAGTAGCGCAAATTCTGCGTGTTCCCAAGAGTTGGGTTTACAGCCACCTGCATGAGCTTCCTGCTATTAGGCTCGGTCGTTACGTGCGCTTTCGCCGCCGCGAGATTGAGCGCTTCCTGGAAGAGCGCTCAGGAGCTTGCCAGTGA
- a CDS encoding TraI domain-containing protein gives MAEVQDMTERILYRLSLDPKARSLAEKLLGRFRCLVGNLPASADHHHSEPGGLYSHSVEVALGTLEAFEGNIIMERKPDGSVDSFQSSRNRPRWQYATFIAALCHDLGKLFDLTLKADGRRWYPLKQTYADFVRVDRKPLTVTWNAERQHGAHALLSCLLVHHLLSSEDTDYLGLPRLVHIAETLVGSHSRTKGSQIGQSVKKADQKSVERAHVALSARPDSKVGQFLEALEELIVGGQLNVNAPGAQVWVSGERTAVVVPLSLDLARDRLMERKVVLPPNIHFYNTLRNANLVEADKIGHCVRQIKVPGKHGTVSLSALIFPTEKVIPKQILPTLPVIQFEIETAPEAEIVAVDGA, from the coding sequence TTGGCAGAAGTTCAAGACATGACGGAGCGGATTCTGTATCGCCTCTCGCTAGACCCGAAGGCGCGCTCGCTGGCTGAGAAGTTGCTCGGACGATTCCGCTGTTTAGTCGGCAACTTGCCAGCCAGCGCCGACCACCACCACTCGGAACCAGGTGGGCTTTACTCCCACTCCGTGGAAGTAGCGCTCGGCACGCTTGAAGCCTTTGAGGGCAACATTATTATGGAGCGCAAGCCCGACGGCAGCGTAGACAGTTTCCAAAGCTCCCGTAATCGTCCGCGCTGGCAATACGCCACCTTCATCGCCGCCCTGTGCCATGACCTGGGAAAGTTGTTCGATCTTACGTTGAAAGCGGATGGACGGCGCTGGTACCCGCTGAAGCAGACATATGCAGATTTCGTCCGAGTTGATCGAAAGCCTCTGACAGTCACATGGAATGCGGAGCGACAGCATGGCGCTCATGCGCTGCTTTCCTGCTTGCTGGTTCATCACCTTCTGTCATCCGAAGATACGGACTACCTTGGGCTTCCGCGCCTCGTCCACATTGCCGAAACGTTGGTGGGAAGTCATAGCCGAACCAAGGGGAGCCAGATTGGTCAAAGCGTAAAGAAGGCGGATCAGAAGAGTGTAGAACGCGCCCATGTTGCGCTCTCAGCGCGGCCTGACAGTAAGGTCGGCCAGTTCCTGGAAGCATTGGAAGAGTTGATCGTGGGAGGACAACTGAACGTAAACGCTCCGGGTGCACAGGTCTGGGTGTCTGGAGAAAGAACGGCTGTAGTCGTGCCTCTTTCTCTGGATCTGGCCCGTGATCGTCTCATGGAACGAAAAGTTGTTCTTCCTCCGAACATTCATTTCTATAACACCCTGCGGAACGCAAACCTCGTGGAAGCCGACAAGATCGGGCACTGTGTTCGCCAAATCAAGGTCCCCGGCAAGCACGGCACTGTGTCACTAAGCGCCCTGATTTTTCCCACAGAGAAGGTCATACCCAAGCAGATTCTGCCCACCCTACCTGTAATCCAATTCGAAATTGAGACTGCGCCCGAGGCCGAGATTGTAGCCGTGGACGGGGCGTAA
- a CDS encoding SWIM zinc finger family protein, giving the protein MSLAIQAPTPQSASLALSILQSKAGNRWGRAVEEMKTKRLRVEGDFPEFVVTNKSGTGYEVRLDPHGSGSCTCPDFQVRIAQEGRICKHIAAAAIIALAPQVQPPSPGNGNGSVMKANGVPTTEASPLVFRIRRNVQTDGKNGVQVEVQARVTNDEAQDRETASYAYDLLDRLASLAAKNTAPSESNFVREAISPSAAKKPPMRSRTISTTKGSPVPAVVTKIDRMKTRQGESLFLKVDVGGETVRVFGRPEELAERLEASGYDIPASEIEAGMELHLPCLVKLGQGNSGYKIIEEFLPEAAA; this is encoded by the coding sequence ATGTCTTTAGCGATCCAAGCACCAACTCCACAATCCGCATCCCTGGCACTGTCCATCCTTCAGTCGAAGGCGGGCAATCGCTGGGGCCGGGCAGTGGAAGAAATGAAAACGAAGCGCCTGCGCGTTGAAGGCGACTTCCCGGAGTTCGTCGTGACTAACAAGAGCGGAACTGGATACGAGGTGAGACTCGATCCGCACGGCAGTGGCTCTTGCACCTGTCCCGATTTCCAAGTGCGCATTGCGCAGGAAGGGCGGATTTGCAAGCACATTGCTGCGGCGGCGATCATCGCCTTGGCTCCGCAGGTCCAGCCTCCATCGCCAGGAAACGGGAACGGGTCCGTTATGAAAGCGAATGGAGTACCGACTACGGAGGCGTCCCCGCTCGTCTTTCGCATCCGGCGCAACGTCCAGACGGACGGCAAGAACGGCGTGCAAGTTGAGGTTCAAGCGCGTGTAACAAATGATGAGGCTCAGGACCGGGAAACCGCGTCTTACGCATACGATTTGTTGGACCGTCTGGCTTCACTTGCGGCCAAGAACACCGCACCCTCAGAAAGCAACTTCGTTCGGGAGGCAATTTCCCCGAGCGCGGCGAAGAAACCGCCGATGAGGTCTCGCACCATCTCCACCACAAAAGGGAGTCCTGTTCCTGCGGTCGTCACCAAGATTGATCGCATGAAGACCCGTCAGGGCGAATCTCTCTTTCTCAAGGTCGATGTTGGTGGCGAGACGGTGCGCGTGTTCGGCCGCCCGGAAGAACTGGCGGAACGTCTGGAAGCGAGCGGTTACGACATTCCGGCAAGCGAAATCGAAGCCGGAATGGAACTCCATCTTCCTTGCCTGGTAAAACTCGGCCAGGGCAACAGCGGATACAAGATCATCGAAGAGTTCTTGCCCGAAGCTGCCGCTTGA
- a CDS encoding phospholipase D family protein has product MKVATGQPLIDGLNAMACKVRHRLWISSPFVGGWRATRCIVNVVWQQNSNIDVRLLTDTSNIGWLDPVTIQQFANHGAIKDLRGLHAKVFIVDDRALITSANLTRKAFTQRYEAGVFLDAQESTKVVNFFEEWWKVANDPPRGWIAKLVPKGKTQKKNKQDEPNSSAPRNLNTLPPLPQQPAHGTVGDYEVFRKRYQELAGIYRKVGRIWPKVPLYLEVDAFLNYLFHEAPGRPSNKYQQSKRPPRKLTPAQRLKDMKSQAAAFATFAKTKPGYMADRVKRSQTVRTLLNRSRIARLSRSEAKQVVDVFHCLGSRPHHKTNFLKSANNDLQTIKDQWQRVLYPNGSLEAAMHQCIRVLKGFGKSSVQELLGWFDPDKYPIRNLNSNAGLRYFGYDVSLR; this is encoded by the coding sequence ATGAAAGTCGCAACCGGACAGCCGTTAATCGACGGCCTGAATGCCATGGCCTGCAAAGTGCGTCATCGACTTTGGATCAGCTCCCCGTTTGTAGGGGGATGGCGTGCTACCAGATGCATCGTCAATGTGGTTTGGCAGCAGAATTCCAACATAGATGTTCGCTTGCTCACGGATACCAGCAACATAGGTTGGCTTGATCCGGTCACGATTCAGCAGTTCGCAAATCACGGAGCGATCAAAGATCTTCGCGGGCTGCACGCTAAAGTTTTCATTGTTGATGACCGCGCATTGATAACTTCCGCCAATCTCACCCGTAAAGCATTCACACAGCGCTATGAAGCCGGTGTTTTCCTCGATGCACAAGAATCCACCAAGGTCGTCAACTTTTTCGAGGAATGGTGGAAAGTCGCAAACGATCCACCGCGTGGTTGGATCGCCAAGCTCGTTCCGAAGGGCAAGACACAGAAAAAGAACAAACAGGACGAGCCAAATAGCAGCGCGCCTCGGAACCTCAATACGCTGCCGCCGCTTCCGCAGCAACCCGCACACGGCACCGTTGGCGACTACGAAGTCTTCCGAAAACGATATCAGGAATTGGCGGGTATATATCGGAAAGTCGGCCGAATCTGGCCTAAAGTGCCGCTCTACTTAGAGGTTGATGCGTTCCTAAATTACTTGTTCCATGAGGCCCCGGGCAGGCCCTCCAACAAATACCAGCAATCGAAACGCCCGCCCCGCAAACTTACACCCGCACAGCGCCTCAAGGACATGAAAAGCCAAGCTGCTGCATTTGCGACGTTCGCGAAAACAAAGCCCGGTTACATGGCGGACCGGGTGAAGCGTTCGCAAACGGTGCGCACCCTCCTGAATCGCTCAAGAATCGCCCGTCTCAGCCGATCTGAGGCTAAACAGGTCGTGGATGTCTTCCACTGCTTGGGCAGCCGACCGCACCATAAGACGAATTTTCTCAAGTCAGCGAACAATGACCTGCAAACAATCAAAGATCAATGGCAGAGGGTTCTATATCCCAACGGTTCCCTCGAAGCCGCGATGCATCAGTGCATCCGAGTCCTGAAGGGTTTTGGAAAATCGAGTGTTCAGGAGCTGTTGGGATGGTTCGATCCTGACAAATATCCAATACGAAACTTGAATTCGAACGCGGGACTGCGGTACTTCGGATATGACGTGTCCCTGCGTTAA
- a CDS encoding MoxR family ATPase — protein MDSIKDCRTLVSASDLGMILAEHGYIAKPETTNVMYLALRLQKPLLLEGPPGAGKTQVAKVLSEALDMPLIRLQCYEGIDEAKALYQWNESLQRIALEYMRQSQGGSQTTWTDLKRLLYSPDFLIPGPILRALQSDSKAVLLIDEVDKTGPSFEAFLLEILSDFQVSIPQLGTVVATHRPIVVLTSNAQRKLTDALRGRCFLLWMNYPAPDQEAEIITTHSPAFESQLATQAARFTAAVRHLGMAKPPAIRESLDWIDALTLLGATELTADVVSATLPVLLKTREDIDRAAGNVALLLQRACA, from the coding sequence ATGGACAGCATTAAGGACTGCCGCACTTTGGTTTCAGCCAGCGATCTGGGGATGATCTTGGCGGAGCACGGTTACATTGCGAAGCCGGAGACCACGAACGTGATGTATCTCGCTCTTCGTTTACAAAAGCCGTTGCTGCTGGAGGGACCTCCGGGCGCGGGAAAAACTCAGGTAGCGAAGGTTTTGTCGGAGGCGCTCGATATGCCTTTGATTCGGTTGCAATGCTATGAGGGAATTGACGAGGCGAAGGCGCTTTACCAGTGGAACGAGTCTCTGCAGCGCATTGCACTCGAATACATGCGCCAGAGTCAAGGCGGATCGCAAACCACGTGGACCGATCTGAAGCGACTGCTTTATAGCCCGGACTTTCTAATTCCTGGCCCGATCCTGCGAGCTTTGCAGTCCGATAGCAAGGCGGTGTTGTTGATCGACGAAGTCGATAAGACTGGCCCGTCGTTCGAGGCGTTTCTCTTGGAGATTCTTTCGGACTTCCAAGTTTCGATTCCTCAACTCGGTACGGTTGTCGCGACGCATCGGCCAATTGTGGTGCTAACGTCGAATGCCCAGAGGAAATTGACGGATGCTCTGCGTGGACGTTGCTTCCTGTTGTGGATGAATTATCCCGCACCAGATCAAGAGGCCGAAATCATCACGACGCATTCGCCCGCGTTTGAATCTCAGCTTGCAACGCAGGCAGCCCGGTTCACCGCCGCTGTCCGTCACCTGGGAATGGCGAAGCCGCCCGCGATCCGGGAATCTCTCGATTGGATTGACGCGCTGACTCTTTTGGGAGCAACGGAACTCACTGCTGACGTGGTTTCTGCCACCCTCCCCGTGCTACTAAAAACCCGAGAGGATATCGACCGGGCCGCAGGAAATGTTGCGTTGCTTCTTCAACGCGCTTGCGCTTAG
- a CDS encoding tyrosine-type recombinase/integrase, producing MREKYQKPEVKDLGTKWKMVYWDYSSRPRRKRSKVWAKSTAPSKRDAQRLADQFMERVNARNNEPGLYPSDDETLASLIVKCREKTWPHLKNSTRQHYEFLTDKYLLPAWGTMKLRKMNIIELQDFFNAFYPRLSPKSIRLMHACLRVHLNQAKVWGMVEKNAAIGVKLPRRKQRKPTILLPLATIGKLIELLPEPTKSVVVLIVFGSLRIGEVLALRWRHIQADRITVEERVYEGEFDDVKTDAGERQVPFDQRGLMKSALIGRWNASKHQQPNDLVFCTRKGKGKGGPLGRRNLLRHIKAAATKLGLSAAVDFRSFRTMHSSLMLREGARPEVVRDNMGHANIDVTQNVYGKSWWEERVEAVTRAVEAVSVATENAEKAEAKPDQPKSFSDQWVPLWVPQQETKVASC from the coding sequence GTGCGTGAGAAATACCAGAAACCCGAGGTGAAGGACCTCGGTACGAAGTGGAAGATGGTGTACTGGGACTACAGTTCGAGGCCGCGCCGCAAGCGCTCCAAGGTCTGGGCAAAGAGCACTGCGCCGAGCAAGCGGGACGCGCAGCGCTTGGCCGACCAGTTCATGGAGAGAGTGAACGCGCGGAACAACGAACCGGGTCTCTACCCGTCTGATGATGAAACCCTGGCCTCGCTGATCGTGAAGTGTCGCGAGAAAACGTGGCCCCATCTCAAGAACTCAACGCGGCAGCATTACGAGTTCTTGACCGACAAATACCTGTTGCCAGCCTGGGGAACGATGAAGCTCCGCAAAATGAACATCATCGAACTTCAGGATTTCTTCAACGCTTTTTACCCACGCCTTTCGCCAAAGTCGATCCGGCTGATGCACGCCTGCTTACGTGTTCACCTGAATCAAGCGAAGGTCTGGGGAATGGTTGAGAAGAACGCGGCAATTGGGGTGAAGCTGCCTCGGAGGAAGCAGCGCAAGCCTACGATCCTGTTGCCGTTGGCGACAATCGGCAAGCTGATCGAGCTTCTTCCCGAGCCCACCAAGAGCGTCGTCGTGCTGATCGTGTTCGGGTCTCTTCGCATCGGTGAAGTGCTGGCCCTGCGCTGGCGTCACATCCAAGCAGACCGAATTACTGTGGAAGAACGCGTCTACGAAGGCGAATTCGACGACGTAAAAACCGACGCCGGCGAGCGACAGGTACCGTTCGACCAGCGCGGGTTGATGAAGAGCGCCCTGATTGGACGATGGAACGCGAGCAAGCACCAGCAGCCGAACGATTTAGTGTTCTGCACGCGTAAAGGCAAGGGTAAAGGCGGTCCTTTGGGCAGGCGTAATCTGTTGCGCCACATCAAGGCGGCCGCTACCAAGCTGGGCCTCTCCGCTGCCGTTGATTTTCGGAGCTTCCGCACCATGCATTCCAGCCTCATGCTGAGGGAGGGTGCAAGGCCGGAGGTCGTCCGGGACAACATGGGCCACGCCAACATCGATGTGACCCAGAACGTTTACGGCAAGAGCTGGTGGGAAGAGCGAGTGGAAGCGGTCACGCGAGCGGTAGAAGCGGTGTCCGTCGCCACCGAGAACGCAGAGAAAGCAGAAGCCAAACCGGATCAGCCTAAATCCTTCAGCGACCAATGGGTGCCCCTTTGGGTGCCCCAGCAGGAAACCAAAGTTGCAAGTTGTTGA
- the dnaN gene encoding DNA polymerase III subunit beta — translation MNLETKKLKAALERLCLVVPKKGTLPVLENFRWRVVKGHLELTATDLDNSIHISMPFAASVIANSVDVLVPAKELYQAVKTESALTLEIRIHDGKFEVRANNRTLVLPASEPKNFPQIPDGELSLKGRILASALETALTKALFCLSTESTRYSTDVVKLEMRDSTFRVVGTDGHRLSVVEGAAKTGSNSAAFSTLLLRSTASILSKLQADGESGWAQFSTCGSEQEFNLFVLPDGSGLIARRGQGQFPSYENVIPKAPLEAKVVFQRDELLDGLTKLSATARKSQNAAVKLELSKSPACIKAENDGTANRVALEHARVSGRARDIGLNHHYLVQYVKSLETDTVSMRLFPQAISEVIVFDSFRYQHLLMPLRD, via the coding sequence ATGAACCTAGAAACCAAAAAACTGAAGGCCGCACTGGAGCGACTCTGTCTGGTGGTGCCGAAGAAAGGAACCTTGCCGGTGCTGGAAAACTTTCGATGGCGCGTTGTCAAAGGTCATCTAGAGTTGACTGCTACCGACTTGGACAACAGCATCCATATTTCAATGCCCTTCGCTGCGTCCGTGATCGCCAACTCGGTTGATGTGCTGGTTCCAGCGAAGGAGTTATACCAAGCCGTGAAAACAGAATCTGCCCTGACCCTGGAAATCCGAATTCACGATGGCAAGTTTGAAGTGCGCGCCAACAACCGTACCCTGGTGCTGCCCGCAAGCGAGCCGAAGAACTTCCCACAGATTCCTGATGGGGAGTTGAGTCTAAAAGGTCGGATTCTCGCTTCGGCACTCGAAACAGCTCTGACCAAGGCGCTGTTTTGTCTTTCCACGGAATCGACGCGTTACAGTACCGATGTTGTCAAACTTGAAATGCGAGATTCGACTTTTCGTGTCGTGGGCACAGACGGACATCGACTGTCAGTGGTGGAAGGAGCCGCGAAGACCGGAAGTAATTCCGCTGCCTTCTCGACTCTTCTGCTCCGCTCGACAGCCTCCATCCTCAGCAAGCTTCAGGCGGATGGCGAATCTGGTTGGGCACAGTTTTCAACCTGCGGCTCAGAACAAGAGTTCAATTTGTTCGTGCTGCCGGACGGATCCGGCCTGATCGCTCGCCGGGGACAAGGACAGTTCCCGAGTTACGAGAACGTCATTCCCAAAGCGCCGCTCGAAGCCAAAGTCGTGTTTCAGCGCGACGAACTGCTGGACGGACTGACGAAACTGTCAGCCACCGCACGCAAATCGCAGAACGCAGCGGTGAAACTCGAATTGTCGAAATCGCCAGCCTGCATCAAGGCCGAAAACGACGGCACAGCAAATCGTGTCGCTCTGGAGCACGCTCGTGTCTCAGGAAGAGCCAGGGACATCGGTCTGAATCACCACTACCTGGTTCAATACGTGAAGAGTCTGGAGACCGATACGGTCTCAATGAGGCTCTTCCCACAAGCGATCTCCGAAGTGATTGTGTTTGACAGCTTCCGCTATCAGCACCTGCTGATGCCGCTGCGCGATTGA
- a CDS encoding HipA family kinase, with the protein MNPQTLSPPLLIATGHIRAMRGGAQSHMLTASDGHAYVVKFANNPQSLRVLANEWLACSIGRAVGLTIPEPAILYVPIRLVESSPSLVIQLSNSTLKCSHGLAFASRFISGDELFDYLHESILPNIENLQEFAGVFALDKWLCNCDGRQAVFCRRRPNRCFRAHFIDFGYCFNAGEWNFTDAPLRGVYARKAVYQQVRGWQSFEPWLSRIESFDLIKLWEIAADVPPEWVEAQQVAQLIECIDARRGRVRELIAATHQSQHNPFGAWTEAKP; encoded by the coding sequence ATGAACCCACAAACGCTTTCACCACCACTGTTGATCGCAACCGGCCACATACGTGCCATGAGAGGAGGAGCGCAGTCGCATATGCTCACTGCCAGTGATGGTCATGCCTATGTGGTCAAGTTCGCCAACAATCCACAATCTCTGCGTGTGCTTGCCAACGAGTGGCTCGCCTGCTCGATTGGACGCGCGGTCGGACTCACGATTCCAGAACCGGCGATTTTGTACGTGCCGATCAGACTAGTCGAGAGTTCGCCGTCACTGGTGATACAGCTTTCCAATTCAACACTGAAATGTTCACACGGCCTGGCATTTGCTTCGCGTTTCATTTCAGGGGATGAACTCTTCGACTACCTGCATGAGTCGATCCTTCCGAACATCGAGAACTTGCAGGAGTTCGCTGGCGTTTTCGCATTGGATAAATGGCTGTGCAACTGTGACGGTCGGCAGGCTGTATTCTGCCGCAGAAGACCGAACCGATGCTTCCGCGCTCATTTCATTGACTTCGGCTACTGCTTCAATGCCGGAGAGTGGAATTTCACGGACGCTCCATTACGCGGCGTTTATGCGCGCAAGGCCGTCTATCAGCAGGTCCGCGGATGGCAGTCGTTCGAGCCCTGGCTTAGCCGAATCGAATCCTTCGATCTGATCAAGCTCTGGGAAATCGCGGCTGACGTTCCGCCGGAATGGGTTGAAGCACAACAAGTCGCCCAACTCATAGAGTGCATAGATGCCAGACGCGGCCGTGTTCGGGAACTGATCGCGGCAACTCACCAATCACAACACAACCCATTCGGCGCGTGGACGGAGGCAAAACCATGA